The genomic segment CGGTTGCCAGGGACGCTTGCCATTAGCTCTTCAGGGCTGGGGTGAAAGAGGACACTTGGGGGGAAGGGTCTGTGGCTTCTGACTGGTTAGGGCCACATGTTCATTTGCATAACTCTCTCGGAAGCTTTCTGATTGGCTGGAGCAGGAGGGGTGGCGGTGGGGTGATTCCAAGGGCCCGGAGCTCGGGCCTGAAGACCTTTTCGTTCTGGAGTTACCCGGTGGGTGTGAGTTATTGTGTGGGCAGGGGGGAGCTGGGAGGCCCGGTTTGGGAAGTTTTGCCAGCAGGTGCATGAGCCATCATCTGATAGTTTAAGAAATGTGTAGAACAGCCACAGAGAGTCAAGGCACTGGAGGATCCAGAAAGAAGGAAATTGATTATGAGGAAGGATGGAGGCCAAAGAGAAGGGCCTAGGGGttttctcccaggctgagcttaCTTTCAGAGTGGGATCCCTTTGCTAGATAGTTTGGATTTCCGTTTTCGGTGAGCGTTAATCACATTGTTAGGACTAAGTAGCAGAGAAAAGCAGGCAGGATTCCAGCATTTAataactcaaagcaattccaggTTTTCATCAGGGTGCATTCTTGAAATATCCAGAGTCTGGGATGGGGTCAAACTACATTTTAAGTTATGAGAAAAATCAACTACTGGAAACTAGGTAATCTTTTTTCCAGAGCCTTCTTTTTTGGATCTCATCTGGCATAAGGTTTAAAACAAGCCTGGACTGTTTTATACTCTCCTGTGCCGAAGAAATGGTGGTGactgggcggggtgggggggtggggggggtagcAGGTGGTCTCTGGTTCATCTTAGCCCATTTCCCTATATTTAAGGGTTCAGACTCTTCACATACAATGCCTCTAGATTATAATGAAGTCCTATACTATACTAAGTATAATTAATCTCTGTACTTTATAATGTACACAGTGAGAGTTTTACCTGCATTAGCTCAGTGAACCCTAACAATGATCTTTGCCATGACCCAAGAAGTTCCTTTCTATTGCTAAAGAAACACTGGAAAAATTTCTCACATGGGAGACATTTGTTGACAAATGGAGAGGCTGGAAAAGTTTACAAGTCTGTGTACAAAAAGAGAAGGGTGAGATGATTTACATAATGCACCTTTCCCCCTATATACATGCTTTTTTCCCACTGATCTCCTTAGGGCAGATAACATTATTTCACTTCTAAACATGGaacacagaagcagaaggatgggAAGCTCAGCCAGAGCTGTAGTTCCAAATCAGTCTAGCTGGAGagaacctggtctcaaaaaaaccaaaccaaagaaagcaTGGGTTATAATCTAGAACTAGTAAGCTGGAGTAAAGTTCCCCAGACTGGCTTCTATGGTCACCAGTGACTTTTCTCAGTCCTTGTGGTAAAGTTAGCTGTCCCTTCAAAGTTAGGAAGAAACGTGGTTTTCAGTAGACAATACAGGTCCTTCAAGAAAGGCATATGTGTTTCTCCTTGTCTGGGGGCACTTTTTGTCTTGCAGGGGAATGCCGTACTAAAACCTCCCCCAATGATTTTAGAGGAAAGGAACTTAAAATTAGAAGCTTGAGTCATAATTATCTGTAGGAATGTCAGAGCAGACTAGAGGATGAGGGATGTGGCAAAGGAAGTGAAATAGGCCAACGAGTATGGGCTGAGGCTGGAAACGCTAATGTGAAGTTGTAAAGTGTTAAAACTTTTGAAAGTTCCATCCAGGGCTGTGGTACACAGCTAAGGCCTTGTTAAGTAACCCTTGCTTAAGAACTATCTTTTGAAAGGAGCACTTGACACACACTCCACAAAGTTATTGGATACACTCCCATTTTTTCTGTTAAATGATGAGATACACCGAACACCTGGCCTAACCTCTGGTACCTTTTCCTacgtttttttttggggggggggttgttttttgtttttgtttttttgatagcCAAAATGCCACAAGGCCCCAGTTCGCGCTCTATTGCTATGCTCTGATCCCCCTGGTGCGAGGGGGAGGGAATCTATAGATCAGATGACAAGGGTGTGCTTCATACCTGGCAGCAGGGAAGCAATGCCTCAGTACTCCCATTCCCCAGCAGCTGACCACAGCCAGGGCCGTGGTGGGAACACCATGTGTCCACGTGCATCCGGCATGCCCTGCTACTCTTCTTACATAAGACTCCCGATATGGAGTCAGGGCAGCTGTGAGTCCCTCTTACCCGACGTCTAATAATAAACTGAAGCTAAGTTTCCCGGCTGCAGCCACTCTAGATTCAGCATTGAGGGGATCTTTTGCAACCCGGACACACATGCATTCCGGTCATCCCACCCGGCGAGTGCGCGCCAAGCCCGCCCAGCCCGCGCGCCAGTCCGCCCTCTGGTTTGGACGGCGGCTCCTTGGGCTCAGTGCCTCgccttccctcccccaaccagCTTGCTCAGGGCTTGGTGCTGGGGCGCGGCCTCTCCATCCTCTCAGCCCTACCCTCCCTTGCCCTGCTGGGTCGCCCAGCCTTAGCCCGGGTATCAGGCGAGAGGCGGAGCCGCCCTGCGTGCTCCGCCCCCGCGGTAGAAAGGGTTGGGCGAGTGTTACTCGCGGTCAGGGCTGGGACCTTTTATCTGTGCTGCTGAAGGAGGTAGGAGGAGGAGACTTCGGGGGTGGTCCTGGGTGCCTGGGACACCTTTACTGGACTATAAATTGAGCACCTGGGATGGGCAGGGGGTCGAAGCAGCCACCGCCATCCGCACTCACACTCCGATCAGTGACCGCAGCAGCGCCCTTGGGCAGCCACCGTCCGCAACACAAACACTGAGAACCGGGAGATCTCGCAGCGCAAGAGGTGGGTGTTCCCGCCCTGTGGCTGCCCCGGCTAACGTGGTTGCTTTCGTTCAGGTTTTAGAAGGGAGAAACGGGAGAGTCCGGGCTGAGGGAGATCCTTTCCCCATTTTTATCAAAGGTCTTCTGCTAGCATCGGCGGAGGTGATACTGCCTGGTCTCAGGGAGCCACCCTGGCGCGGTCTCCAGCCAGCAGTAGCCAGGGTGAGAGCATCGCGCGGACAAGGGGCGACGCGGCACCATAACCGGGTGggtaatgtggttttttttccgtCTCTTTCTCCCAAGCAGGTCAAGGCTAGACCCAACCTCCCACTGTCATCGCGAGCCAAAGCTAGGAGCAGCCGCGCATCACGAAGGGCTGGGCTGCGACagaaaccagagttacagaggGCGGAGAAGGATCTGGGAATCCCGCCTCACCGGCTACAAGCAGGCTCCGGCCCCGGCCCCTGAGAGCGCTTGAAGGCAGGCAGCATCGCCAGCGGTTTACCAGCGTCCCAGTGTTTCCGCACCCTCTCGGCCACCATGATGCAAATCTGCGACACTTACAACCAGAAGCACTCGCTCTTTAACGCCATGAATCGCTTCATTGGCGCGGTGAACAACATGGACCAGACCGTGATGGTGCCCAGTCTGCTGCGCGACGTGCCCCTCTCCGAGCCAGAGCTAGACAACGAGGTCGAGGTCGGCGTGGAGGTAGGAGGCAGTGGCGGCTGCCTGGAGGAGAGCACGACCCCGGCCCCCAGCCCCGGCAGCGCCAACGGAAGCTTTTTCGCGCCCTCCCGGGACATGTATAGCCACTACGTGCTGCTCAAGTCCATCCGCAACGACATCGAGTGGGGAGTCCTGCACCAGCCATCGTCTCCGCCGGCCGGGAGCGAGGAGAGCACCTGGAAGTCCAAGGACATCCTAGTAGGCCTGAGCCACTTGGAGAGCACAGATGCTGGTGAGGAAGATCTGGAGCAGCAGTTCCACTACCACCTGCGCGGGCTGCACACCGTGCTCTCCAAACTCACCCGCAAAGCCAACATCCTCACCAACAGATACAAGCAGGAGATCGGCTTCAGTAATTGGGGCCACTGAGGCGGGCCTCTTCCCCGCTGCCCAGTACCCTCTCTGGCCGGCTCTCccacccctctctttccttcaagCTATTTTCTTCCTGGTTGTGGGGCGAAGGGCACACTGTAAAGTTGGGCTGTGTACGTGGGTGGGGGGGTTGTGTGGAAAAGAGGGCCTCATCGCGAGAGCAGAGGAAAGTAGTCGCCAGAGAGGGGGGTTCAAGGACCCCCGGAGGGGGCCTGCTCTGTGTTGGTGGGAATGGGACTGGGCCGACGTCCTTCATTCAGCCTGTGCCTTTCTTggggtttcttttctgttcttctttCCGGAAGAGAAGGGTCTGAGAAAGGGCCATGCCAGGGCACAGCGCTGGGTTGCCACACTTGGGAGGGCAGCTTCTGACTGGGTGCGGGTGCAGGGGGGAGGCGGGGCGCAGCCTCCTGCCCGCCCTGCTTTGAGCTGCAAGAGGAGGCCCTGGCGTTGCTAGGATTGCGTCAGTTTTCCTGTTTGcactattttctttttgtaacagtGACCCTGTCTTAAGTATTTCCAATCTCTTTGCTCTGAAACTTCGTCGATTCCATTGTGATAAGCGCACAAACAGCACTGTCGGTAACCGGTACTACTTTATTAATGATTTTCTGTTACACTGTACAGTAGTCCTGTGGCACCCCATCCCTTTCacgccacccctcccccaccccgtgtgtgtaaACTGGCTGTGCGCCAGCTTGGATGAAGCTTGCCACTCGGCCAGCGAAAATAATAACATTATTATGAGAAAGTGGATTTATCTAAAGTGGAACCAACTGACATTCTATCCGTGTTGTACATAGAATGATGAAGGGCTCCACTGTTGTTATATGTCttgtttatttaaaactttttttaatccAGATGTAGActatattctaaaaataaaaaagcagatgtgTTAACTAAATCGGACAAGTGTGTGTGTTGCTCTTTAATCCACCAATGAGTGGCCAAATCGTTAAAAAGAAATTTAGCTGACTGTAAGTATTTTCTCTCTGATATTTCCAGTGGGGGAGGTAGTCATCTCTACAACTATTTAGTTTTGGTGAAGATTTCTTCTAATTAAGTTCCAAGATAGGATTAAGATATCCGAACAAGAAATTCATAAATATTCAAAGTATCCGTGAAAGTACTTATTGTATCTTTCAACTAATTTGGCTAGCTTATCAAAATACTTAA from the Peromyscus eremicus unplaced genomic scaffold, PerEre_H2_v1 PerEre#2#unplaced_3520, whole genome shotgun sequence genome contains:
- the LOC131902181 gene encoding mid1-interacting protein 1; translated protein: MMQICDTYNQKHSLFNAMNRFIGAVNNMDQTVMVPSLLRDVPLSEPELDNEVEVGVEVGGSGGCLEESTTPAPSPGSANGSFFAPSRDMYSHYVLLKSIRNDIEWGVLHQPSSPPAGSEESTWKSKDILVGLSHLESTDAGEEDLEQQFHYHLRGLHTVLSKLTRKANILTNRYKQEIGFSNWGH